In Halobaculum sp. XH14, a single genomic region encodes these proteins:
- a CDS encoding ABC transporter substrate-binding protein, with translation MPSHRRKFLKRAAVTGSLVGLAGCQGDGGDATPAETQTPEPGVEYEEVDAVSWLTLSREDNPGYYEEAQQAMGMLEEIGFQFDESVYESGQWVNTLFAKDYDIANIGWSNTVERLFPYYNLYFSFHSQYAGPDGGNFSNFVSDEYDQAVENFASEMDEDARQELAYRCQEILARNVPTAFTTHPSSLIAHNTEEFSGWDPMVGEWAYFNPTTLKSATRQAGDGTVVFATTAPPEQYPNFMSHTGPAAVFLHKLNYDPLVQMSTTGRPIAEGAAESWEVVDDTTIDVTLRSGMTWHDGEPVTPEDVKFTWDYATEHGIPYLASDIEPYESSEVTGENSIRFTLSNPFAGFIPVSMYRVPIIPQHVWEGVTAENDLDHPGQWENPDMTGSGPFRMVNYEPGNRIVFEKHADHYAAGEYDFDSIVYNIYGTNSTAVGDVINGNATFTQGLGYTDWQRAQNSDTAEAIENPSIQANGLFFNVNNEPFNDVLVRQAMAYALNRTEIAQTVHQGYAQPAKSPVAPANEGYHNPDVAAYEFSLQQARSLLEESGFRYEGDTLMKPVDWEPTTEYVSVSD, from the coding sequence ATGCCTAGCCACAGGCGCAAGTTCCTGAAGAGAGCGGCAGTGACAGGTTCCCTGGTCGGACTCGCCGGCTGTCAGGGAGACGGGGGTGACGCCACGCCAGCGGAGACTCAGACTCCCGAGCCAGGCGTCGAGTACGAGGAGGTGGACGCCGTATCGTGGCTCACCCTCTCGCGCGAGGACAACCCCGGCTACTACGAGGAGGCCCAGCAGGCGATGGGGATGCTCGAGGAGATCGGCTTCCAGTTCGACGAGAGCGTCTACGAGTCCGGCCAGTGGGTGAACACCCTGTTCGCGAAGGACTACGACATCGCGAACATCGGCTGGTCCAACACCGTCGAGCGGCTGTTCCCCTACTACAACCTCTACTTCAGCTTCCACTCCCAGTACGCGGGGCCCGACGGCGGGAACTTCTCGAACTTCGTCAGCGACGAGTACGACCAGGCCGTCGAGAACTTCGCCAGCGAGATGGACGAGGACGCGCGCCAGGAGCTCGCCTACCGTTGTCAGGAGATCCTCGCACGGAACGTCCCGACCGCGTTCACGACCCACCCGTCCTCGCTCATCGCACACAACACCGAGGAGTTCTCGGGGTGGGACCCGATGGTCGGCGAGTGGGCCTACTTCAACCCGACCACCCTGAAGTCGGCGACGCGGCAGGCCGGCGACGGCACGGTCGTGTTCGCGACGACCGCGCCGCCCGAGCAGTACCCGAACTTCATGTCCCACACCGGGCCGGCGGCCGTCTTCCTGCACAAGCTCAACTACGACCCGCTGGTGCAGATGTCCACCACCGGCCGGCCCATCGCCGAGGGCGCGGCCGAGAGCTGGGAGGTCGTCGACGACACCACCATCGACGTGACGCTCCGGTCGGGGATGACCTGGCACGACGGCGAGCCCGTCACCCCCGAGGACGTCAAGTTCACCTGGGACTACGCGACCGAACACGGCATCCCGTATCTCGCCTCGGACATCGAGCCGTACGAGAGCTCCGAGGTCACCGGCGAGAACTCGATCCGGTTCACCCTCTCGAACCCGTTCGCGGGGTTCATCCCGGTCAGCATGTACCGCGTCCCGATCATCCCCCAGCACGTCTGGGAGGGCGTCACCGCGGAGAACGACCTCGATCACCCCGGCCAGTGGGAGAACCCGGACATGACGGGCAGTGGGCCCTTCCGGATGGTCAACTACGAGCCGGGGAACCGGATCGTCTTCGAGAAGCACGCCGACCACTACGCGGCCGGCGAGTACGACTTCGACTCCATCGTCTACAACATCTACGGGACGAACTCGACGGCGGTCGGCGACGTCATCAACGGCAACGCCACGTTCACGCAGGGGCTCGGCTACACCGACTGGCAGCGCGCCCAGAACAGCGACACGGCCGAGGCGATCGAGAACCCGAGCATCCAGGCGAACGGCCTGTTCTTCAACGTGAACAACGAGCCGTTCAACGACGTGCTCGTCCGGCAGGCGATGGCGTACGCGCTCAACCGGACCGAGATCGCACAGACCGTCCACCAGGGGTACGCACAGCCCGCGAAGTCGCCCGTCGCGCCCGCGAACGAGGGGTACCACAACCCGGACGTGGCGGCCTACGAGTTCAGCCTGCAGCAGGCTAGGAGCCTGCTGGAGGAGAGCGGGTTCCGGTACGAGGGTGACACGCTCATGAAGCCGGTCGACTGGGAGCCCACGACCGAGTACGTAAGCGTCAGCGACTGA
- a CDS encoding aspartate aminotransferase family protein: protein MGKHSAREPSVSRAEHEPYGARGLDEFSRSLALQRAADGELPEATSSNYRGKSSYAPYPMIYMREGDGAELTDVDGNTYLDFHCGVSSIINGHGPAAQRAAVKRQVDRGAYFATTYERELEAAELLNDMVPASDLTKFISTGTEGIMSALRLARAYTGKEKVLKFEGMYHGHTDYALVNVHPDVESLGTRSNPTRIPETTGVPRATMETVESIPWNDAALLEQKLERDGDEIAAVVTEAVMSNSGLLWPDDGYLADLRRLTREHDVLLILDEVVTGFRMGLQGAQGYFDVDPDLAVFGKAMANGYPCAALTGREDVMRFLEAGSDRATFMGTFSGNPLVVAAAHANLELLQETGESGYADLYERGERLTGGLREIIGDAGHDVFVPEFGGFFYVHFTDGESDPAEWREWRDLAPHTEEEPYERFASAMIGEGIFLPPKTGRINLMHAHTDAHIDEALEAAKEAITQV, encoded by the coding sequence ATGGGTAAGCACTCGGCACGGGAGCCATCAGTATCCAGAGCGGAGCACGAGCCGTACGGGGCCCGGGGGCTGGACGAGTTTTCCCGGTCCCTGGCGCTCCAGCGGGCGGCCGACGGGGAGCTCCCCGAAGCCACGTCGTCGAACTACCGGGGCAAGAGCTCGTACGCCCCGTACCCGATGATCTACATGCGGGAGGGCGACGGCGCCGAACTCACCGACGTCGACGGGAACACGTATCTCGACTTCCACTGTGGCGTCTCCTCGATCATCAACGGCCACGGGCCGGCGGCCCAGCGGGCGGCGGTGAAACGGCAGGTCGACCGCGGCGCGTACTTCGCGACGACGTACGAGCGGGAACTCGAGGCCGCGGAACTGCTCAACGACATGGTCCCGGCCAGCGACCTGACCAAGTTCATCAGCACGGGCACGGAGGGGATCATGAGCGCGCTCAGGCTCGCACGCGCCTACACGGGTAAGGAGAAGGTCCTCAAGTTCGAGGGGATGTACCACGGGCACACGGACTACGCGCTCGTCAACGTCCACCCCGACGTGGAGAGCCTCGGGACGCGGTCGAACCCGACGCGGATCCCCGAGACGACGGGAGTCCCGCGGGCGACGATGGAGACGGTCGAGTCGATCCCGTGGAACGACGCCGCACTGCTGGAACAGAAACTCGAACGGGACGGCGACGAGATCGCCGCGGTGGTGACCGAGGCCGTCATGAGCAACAGCGGCCTGCTCTGGCCGGACGACGGCTACCTCGCGGACCTCCGGCGGCTGACCCGCGAGCACGACGTGCTGCTCATCCTCGACGAGGTGGTGACCGGGTTCCGGATGGGCCTCCAGGGCGCGCAGGGCTACTTCGACGTCGACCCCGACCTCGCGGTGTTCGGCAAGGCGATGGCGAACGGCTACCCCTGTGCGGCGCTGACCGGGCGGGAGGACGTGATGCGGTTCCTCGAGGCGGGGTCGGACAGGGCGACGTTCATGGGGACGTTCTCCGGGAACCCGCTCGTCGTCGCCGCCGCGCACGCAAACCTCGAACTGCTGCAGGAGACGGGCGAAAGCGGCTACGCCGACCTGTACGAGCGGGGCGAGCGACTGACCGGGGGGCTCCGCGAGATCATCGGCGACGCCGGCCACGACGTGTTCGTCCCCGAGTTCGGCGGCTTCTTCTACGTCCACTTCACGGACGGCGAGAGCGACCCGGCGGAGTGGCGCGAGTGGCGGGACCTCGCCCCGCACACCGAGGAGGAGCCGTACGAGCGGTTCGCGAGCGCCATGATCGGAGAGGGCATCTTCCTCCCCCCGAAGACCGGCCGCATCAACCTGATGCACGCCCACACGGACGCCCACATCGACGAGGCGCTCGAGGCGGCCAAGGAAGCGATCACGCAGGTGTAG
- a CDS encoding ABC transporter permease: MNQKLKFVLQRFALMLISLFAVITILFLLFRLMPGNPASQLVSPRFSEAERQALLAQHGLTEPLHVQYVVYLQNVAQGNLGISFQHGSPVVPFLLNKTLNTLSITVPALLLAFTFGPFIGANFAWNRNESIDAYGTGAVLIAFAAPIFWTGMLSIMVFSFWLGWLPAAGMHSATYTETSLVDRFFSVGFLRHAILPIAIFALWRLSQPTLIMRNNMIDLIGSDFIKLKRAEGLDERTIMYRHGARNALLPLVHYMALAFGFAFGGSIILETVFSWPGVGQAMWNAVRASDYPVAQGAFTIISVAIILLNFLVDVLSVYIDPRVADSGVET, translated from the coding sequence ATGAACCAGAAACTGAAGTTCGTCCTGCAGCGGTTCGCGCTGATGCTGATCTCGCTGTTCGCGGTGATCACCATCCTGTTCCTGCTGTTCCGGCTGATGCCCGGCAACCCCGCCAGCCAGCTCGTCTCGCCGCGGTTCTCGGAGGCCGAACGGCAGGCATTGCTCGCACAGCACGGGCTCACCGAACCGCTGCACGTCCAGTACGTCGTCTACCTCCAGAACGTGGCCCAGGGGAACCTGGGCATCTCGTTCCAGCACGGGAGCCCGGTCGTCCCGTTCCTGCTCAACAAGACGTTGAACACCCTCTCGATCACGGTGCCGGCGCTGCTGCTCGCGTTCACGTTCGGCCCGTTCATCGGCGCCAACTTCGCGTGGAACCGCAACGAGAGCATCGACGCGTACGGCACCGGGGCCGTCCTGATCGCCTTCGCCGCGCCCATCTTCTGGACGGGCATGTTGAGCATCATGGTGTTCTCGTTCTGGCTCGGCTGGCTGCCCGCGGCGGGGATGCACTCGGCGACGTACACGGAGACGTCGCTTGTGGATCGCTTCTTCTCGGTGGGCTTTCTCAGGCACGCGATCCTCCCCATCGCCATCTTCGCGCTCTGGCGGCTGAGCCAGCCGACGCTCATCATGCGGAACAACATGATCGACCTCATCGGCTCGGACTTCATCAAGCTGAAGCGCGCCGAGGGGCTCGACGAGCGGACGATCATGTACCGGCACGGGGCCCGTAACGCGCTGCTCCCGCTGGTCCACTACATGGCGCTCGCGTTCGGCTTCGCCTTCGGCGGGTCGATCATCCTCGAGACGGTGTTCTCCTGGCCCGGGGTCGGCCAGGCGATGTGGAACGCGGTCCGCGCGAGCGACTACCCGGTCGCACAGGGCGCGTTCACGATCATCTCGGTCGCCATCATCCTCCTGAACTTCCTGGTCGACGTGCTGTCGGTGTACATCGACCCGCGCGTCGCCGACTCGGGGGTGGAAACGTGA
- the corA gene encoding magnesium/cobalt transporter CorA, protein MTRSLSYTPDGVAAYDDLGEAIEAPGTTWATVASADRADLDAVAERFDVHPLHVEDVLNDVRPKTEVLDEYTFLLVKAARFRVGETTFLEEIRTQQVGIFIGDDWLVTMTAEAVAPVDDVWDRVAADERRVLSRGADYAGYLVFDRIVDGYFDLLDELEDDIETVEERVVEAPDPETLALINDLRRELLSIRRVVWPSRDAANALYRGDADHVTEPIEKYYRDVYDHLVQVVELTETYRDLTAGARDIYLNTLSQSTNEVMRRLTVVATVVLPLTLVAGVFGMNFEAMPELSWPYAYHATMLGMAAVAVILTAYFSREGWL, encoded by the coding sequence GTGACCCGCTCGCTGTCCTACACCCCAGACGGGGTCGCCGCGTACGACGACCTCGGGGAGGCCATCGAGGCCCCCGGAACCACCTGGGCGACCGTCGCGTCGGCCGACCGCGCAGACCTCGACGCCGTCGCCGAGCGGTTCGACGTCCACCCGCTCCACGTCGAGGACGTGCTGAATGACGTCCGGCCGAAGACCGAGGTGCTCGACGAGTACACGTTCCTGCTGGTGAAGGCCGCCCGCTTCCGCGTCGGCGAGACGACGTTCCTCGAGGAGATCCGCACCCAGCAGGTGGGCATCTTCATCGGCGACGACTGGCTGGTGACGATGACCGCCGAGGCGGTCGCGCCCGTCGACGACGTCTGGGACCGGGTGGCGGCCGACGAGCGCCGCGTGCTCTCCCGGGGCGCCGACTACGCGGGCTATCTCGTGTTCGACCGGATCGTCGACGGCTACTTCGACCTGCTCGACGAACTCGAGGACGACATCGAGACCGTCGAGGAGCGGGTCGTCGAGGCGCCCGACCCGGAGACGCTCGCGCTCATCAACGACCTCCGCCGGGAACTGCTCTCCATCCGGCGGGTCGTCTGGCCGAGCCGCGACGCCGCGAACGCGCTCTACCGCGGTGACGCCGACCACGTCACCGAGCCCATCGAGAAGTACTACCGCGACGTGTACGACCACCTCGTGCAGGTGGTCGAGTTGACCGAGACGTACCGCGACCTGACCGCCGGCGCGCGGGACATCTACCTCAACACGCTCTCACAGTCGACCAACGAGGTGATGCGACGGCTGACGGTCGTCGCCACGGTCGTCCTGCCGCTCACGCTCGTCGCCGGCGTGTTCGGCATGAACTTCGAGGCGATGCCCGAACTGTCGTGGCCGTACGCCTACCACGCGACGATGCTCGGGATGGCCGCCGTCGCGGTCATCCTCACCGCGTACTTCAGTCGGGAGGGCTGGCTGTAG
- a CDS encoding aldehyde dehydrogenase family protein: MGSNSRPSEYDLPVEEYGLYIDGEWRDASETERARSPATGDTIGSVARGTAEDVAEAVAAAGEAQAELASMTAFERADMVHELAAALDAERDSLARWLSADQGKPLAEARVELELAAEMYRDAAENVKRAGGETIPAEDPDTRIFTIRQPHGVYGVITPWNYPVTIPSEYLGPGLGVGNAVVWVPAPSTSVISVKLVEAFAGTSLPDGALNLVTGDGPVVGEAVVTDPGTDAVGFTGSPETGDLVARNAGAKPTLLELGGNGPVIVLDDADVERAARTVANGCFTNAGQICTASERILVHEDVHEEFRDLLVAHAADVSLGHPLDESTDMGPLNNRDVAEKMHDHVDDAVAQGADLLHGGSLDDDRPTDLYYEPTVLDGVTPGMLTNERETFGPIAPIITFGEYDEAIRITNDVDLGLSSGVFTETISTMYYFAERLETGLVNVNEGSAHWETHTPVGGHSGTNSGVGRIGGRYTIDEMSQVKNVTVNVGADRQS; the protein is encoded by the coding sequence ATGGGATCGAACAGCCGACCGTCCGAGTACGACCTCCCGGTGGAGGAGTACGGACTGTACATCGACGGGGAGTGGAGGGACGCGAGCGAGACGGAGCGGGCGAGAAGCCCCGCGACGGGCGACACGATCGGGTCGGTCGCCAGGGGGACGGCCGAGGACGTCGCCGAGGCGGTCGCGGCCGCCGGTGAGGCGCAGGCGGAACTCGCGTCGATGACCGCGTTCGAGCGCGCGGACATGGTCCACGAACTCGCGGCGGCCCTCGACGCGGAGCGCGACTCGCTCGCCCGCTGGCTCTCCGCGGACCAGGGCAAGCCGCTCGCCGAGGCGCGGGTCGAACTGGAACTGGCGGCCGAGATGTACCGCGACGCCGCCGAGAACGTCAAACGGGCGGGCGGCGAGACGATCCCCGCCGAGGACCCCGACACGCGAATCTTCACGATCCGACAGCCCCACGGGGTGTACGGCGTCATCACGCCCTGGAACTACCCGGTGACGATCCCCAGCGAGTATCTCGGCCCCGGACTCGGGGTCGGCAACGCTGTCGTCTGGGTGCCGGCGCCGTCGACGTCGGTCATCTCCGTGAAACTGGTCGAGGCGTTCGCCGGGACGTCGCTCCCCGACGGGGCCCTGAACCTCGTCACGGGCGACGGGCCGGTGGTGGGCGAGGCCGTCGTCACCGACCCGGGCACCGACGCCGTCGGCTTCACCGGGAGCCCCGAGACGGGCGACCTCGTTGCGCGGAACGCGGGCGCGAAGCCGACGCTGCTCGAACTCGGCGGGAACGGCCCCGTGATCGTCCTCGACGACGCCGACGTCGAGCGGGCCGCACGGACCGTGGCGAACGGCTGTTTCACCAACGCCGGCCAGATCTGCACGGCGAGCGAACGAATCCTCGTCCACGAGGACGTCCACGAGGAGTTCCGCGACCTGCTCGTCGCACACGCCGCGGACGTCTCGCTTGGCCACCCGCTCGACGAATCGACCGACATGGGGCCGCTCAACAACCGGGACGTCGCCGAGAAGATGCACGACCACGTCGATGACGCGGTCGCCCAGGGTGCGGACCTGCTCCACGGCGGGTCGCTCGACGACGACCGGCCGACCGACCTGTACTACGAGCCGACGGTGCTCGACGGCGTGACTCCGGGGATGCTCACCAACGAGCGGGAGACGTTCGGCCCCATCGCGCCGATCATCACGTTCGGCGAGTACGACGAGGCGATCCGGATCACGAACGACGTCGACCTCGGCCTCTCGAGCGGCGTGTTCACCGAGACGATCTCGACGATGTACTACTTCGCCGAGCGGCTGGAGACGGGGCTCGTCAACGTCAACGAGGGGAGCGCCCACTGGGAGACACACACCCCGGTCGGCGGACACTCGGGCACGAACAGCGGGGTTGGCCGGATCGGCGGCCGCTACACGATCGACGAGATGAGCCAGGTGAAGAACGTCACCGTGAACGTCGGAGCCGACCGGCAGTCGTAG
- a CDS encoding IclR family transcriptional regulator: MTGRSSRVKSLETGFRIFEALERLGRAGVTELATETGVAKSTVHDHLTTMVDAGYVIKDDGEYRMGLKFLHHGGHRRDNMSLYEFARPELRELAAHTGELVNLVTEERGKGVYLDLKRGENAVNLDSFLGKREHLHSTAVGKVILANRPESFVDEVIERHGLPRETENTVGTREELLDRLDAVRDRGFALDREERLKGLCCVAAPITDDDEYALGALSISGPKNRMQSGRLENELADRVTQVANVIEVNLAYS, from the coding sequence ATGACAGGACGTTCCTCGCGGGTCAAATCGCTCGAAACCGGGTTTCGGATCTTCGAAGCCCTCGAACGGCTCGGCCGCGCCGGCGTCACCGAACTGGCGACCGAGACGGGCGTCGCCAAGAGCACCGTCCACGATCACCTCACGACGATGGTGGACGCGGGCTACGTGATCAAGGATGACGGCGAGTACCGGATGGGGCTGAAGTTCCTCCACCACGGCGGGCACCGGCGGGACAACATGAGCCTGTACGAGTTCGCACGCCCGGAGCTCCGGGAGCTGGCGGCCCACACCGGCGAACTGGTGAACCTAGTCACCGAGGAGCGGGGCAAGGGGGTGTATCTCGACCTCAAGCGGGGCGAGAACGCGGTCAACCTCGACTCCTTCCTGGGAAAGCGGGAGCACCTGCACTCGACCGCGGTCGGCAAGGTCATCCTGGCCAACCGGCCCGAATCCTTCGTCGACGAGGTGATCGAGCGACACGGCCTCCCGCGGGAGACCGAGAACACGGTCGGGACGCGGGAGGAGCTGCTCGACCGCCTCGACGCGGTCCGGGACCGCGGGTTCGCGCTCGACCGGGAGGAGCGGCTCAAGGGACTCTGCTGTGTCGCCGCTCCCATCACCGACGACGATGAGTACGCGCTCGGCGCGCTCAGCATCTCGGGGCCGAAAAACCGGATGCAGTCGGGGCGATTGGAGAACGAACTCGCCGACCGGGTCACGCAGGTCGCCAACGTGATCGAGGTGAACCTGGCGTACTCATGA
- a CDS encoding M81 family metallopeptidase, producing the protein MTHTVLVGAFAHETNTFVPEPVTRDDFQKRQEYLSEGVRENLRGTETAVGGVIDVADEAGVDLVHTVSAFATPGGVVEDETYEFYSDRILAGAREHGDDLDGVVLPLHGAMVSETHTDGEGPLVEAVRDVVGAEVPIVVTLDLHANVSERMVAAADALVAYETYPHLDKAETGRRGMRLLVRAIEGDVSPTMHLERPPIIAYQPKAYTPEGPMAEVMARARELEGRDGVLKVNVLPGFYHADIPEMGFTVPVVTDDDPDLAREVSREMAELAWEMREEFVEEYPKPPEAIRKARELAADHGPEDGPIVMAEFGSNPGGGGASNGTTVLREMLDQGVEDAGWAIMYDPEAVDDCLAAGVGNRVTTTIGGKSDDRHGEPIADVDGYVKAITDGEYVNTGTSHSGKGVRNHVGTTVRFQCGRDDSVTVVLAKTRASAFDAEIWRHVGQPPERLSMICIPSLIAFLGDYGPMSSEVILIDTPGTSAVNPARFDYSRIPRPLFPLDEMAEDAYPDWT; encoded by the coding sequence ATGACACACACAGTCCTCGTCGGCGCGTTCGCCCACGAAACGAACACGTTCGTCCCCGAACCGGTCACCAGGGACGACTTCCAGAAGAGACAGGAGTACCTCTCGGAGGGGGTCCGGGAGAACCTGCGCGGCACCGAAACCGCGGTCGGCGGTGTCATCGACGTTGCCGACGAGGCGGGCGTCGACCTCGTTCACACCGTCTCGGCCTTCGCGACCCCGGGCGGGGTCGTCGAGGATGAGACGTACGAGTTCTACAGCGACCGCATCCTGGCGGGCGCCCGCGAGCACGGGGACGACCTCGACGGGGTCGTCCTGCCGCTCCACGGCGCGATGGTCTCGGAGACGCACACGGACGGCGAAGGACCGCTCGTCGAGGCGGTCCGGGACGTGGTGGGAGCGGAGGTCCCCATCGTGGTGACGCTCGACCTCCACGCCAACGTCTCCGAGCGGATGGTCGCGGCCGCGGACGCGCTGGTCGCCTACGAGACGTACCCCCACCTGGACAAGGCGGAGACGGGTCGCAGGGGGATGCGACTCCTCGTCCGCGCCATCGAGGGTGACGTCTCGCCGACGATGCACCTCGAACGGCCGCCCATCATCGCCTACCAGCCGAAGGCGTACACGCCCGAGGGGCCGATGGCGGAGGTGATGGCCCGCGCGAGGGAACTCGAAGGACGCGACGGCGTCCTCAAGGTGAACGTCCTCCCCGGGTTCTACCACGCCGACATCCCGGAGATGGGCTTTACCGTCCCCGTGGTCACCGACGACGACCCGGACCTGGCACGCGAGGTGTCACGCGAGATGGCGGAACTCGCCTGGGAGATGCGCGAGGAGTTCGTCGAGGAGTACCCGAAACCGCCGGAAGCGATCCGGAAGGCCCGGGAGCTCGCCGCCGACCACGGCCCCGAGGACGGGCCGATCGTCATGGCGGAGTTCGGGTCCAACCCCGGCGGCGGCGGCGCGTCCAACGGGACGACCGTCCTCCGAGAGATGCTCGACCAGGGCGTCGAGGACGCGGGCTGGGCCATCATGTACGACCCGGAGGCCGTCGACGACTGCCTCGCGGCCGGCGTCGGCAACCGGGTCACCACGACGATCGGGGGCAAGTCCGACGACCGCCACGGCGAGCCGATCGCGGACGTCGACGGCTACGTCAAGGCGATTACGGACGGCGAATACGTGAACACGGGCACCTCCCACTCGGGGAAGGGAGTGCGAAACCACGTCGGCACGACGGTCCGGTTCCAGTGTGGCCGGGACGACTCGGTCACGGTGGTGCTGGCGAAAACGCGGGCCTCGGCGTTCGACGCGGAGATCTGGCGCCACGTCGGGCAGCCGCCCGAACGGCTCTCGATGATCTGCATCCCGAGCCTGATCGCGTTCCTCGGGGACTACGGTCCGATGTCGAGCGAGGTGATCCTCATCGACACGCCCGGCACGAGCGCCGTGAACCCGGCCCGGTTCGACTACTCGCGGATCCCGCGGCCGCTCTTCCCGCTGGACGAGATGGCCGAGGACGCCTACCCCGACTGGACGTAA
- a CDS encoding DUF5808 domain-containing protein, with protein sequence MADKPESGDLFGVPYNFERPSIRRLLSSYWQPGEGMLVEKPFGIGYTLNLANWRSWAVLVVAGALLFQERNAGSASAEADGSEDGPVEVIVDDD encoded by the coding sequence ATGGCTGACAAGCCCGAGTCCGGCGACCTGTTCGGCGTCCCGTACAACTTCGAGCGGCCGAGCATCCGCCGGCTCCTCTCGTCGTACTGGCAGCCCGGGGAGGGCATGCTCGTGGAGAAGCCGTTCGGCATCGGCTACACGCTGAACCTGGCGAACTGGCGCTCGTGGGCCGTACTCGTGGTCGCGGGCGCGCTCCTGTTTCAGGAGCGCAACGCGGGTTCGGCGTCCGCGGAGGCGGACGGATCCGAGGACGGCCCCGTCGAGGTCATCGTCGACGACGACTGA
- a CDS encoding creatininase family protein produces the protein MEPDVTATGRTAWGSHTAGEIREIASRDGSVLVVPVGSMEQHGEHLPVSTDSVLVAEIAALGAERVADDVPILVLPPLWSGYSPHHLSFGGTVSLEFDHMHRVLEDVATTALENGFDALLLLNGHGGNVSLLNGAVSTIGTAQPDVEVLGLTYFRLAAEFVGEIRDSELGGMGHGGEFETSLMLYLREELVGDGDRPATEMDEPYETGISDMFEGGPLAVYRGFEEYSASGAIGRPDLASAEKGERLYDRLGDELESVLRDVHDRNRS, from the coding sequence ATGGAGCCCGACGTTACCGCGACCGGCCGTACCGCCTGGGGGAGCCACACCGCCGGGGAGATCCGGGAGATCGCCTCCCGGGACGGCTCGGTGCTCGTCGTCCCGGTCGGCAGCATGGAACAGCACGGCGAGCACCTCCCCGTCTCGACCGACTCCGTCCTCGTCGCCGAGATCGCGGCGCTGGGCGCGGAACGCGTCGCTGACGACGTGCCGATCCTCGTCCTGCCGCCGCTGTGGAGCGGCTACTCGCCACACCATCTCTCGTTCGGCGGGACGGTCTCCCTGGAGTTCGACCACATGCACCGGGTGCTCGAAGACGTCGCGACCACGGCGCTCGAGAACGGGTTCGACGCGCTGCTCCTGTTGAACGGCCACGGCGGGAACGTCTCGCTCCTGAACGGGGCGGTCAGCACCATCGGCACGGCACAGCCCGACGTCGAGGTGCTGGGACTGACGTACTTCCGGCTCGCGGCCGAGTTCGTCGGCGAGATCCGGGACAGCGAACTCGGGGGGATGGGCCACGGCGGCGAGTTCGAGACGTCGCTCATGCTGTACCTGCGGGAGGAACTCGTCGGCGACGGCGACCGCCCGGCGACCGAGATGGACGAGCCGTACGAAACGGGGATCAGCGACATGTTCGAGGGCGGCCCGCTCGCGGTGTACCGCGGGTTCGAGGAGTACTCCGCCAGCGGTGCGATCGGCCGCCCGGACCTCGCCTCGGCCGAGAAGGGCGAGCGACTGTACGACCGGCTCGGCGACGAACTCGAGTCGGTGCTGCGCGACGTCCACGACAGAAACCGGTCGTAG
- a CDS encoding RidA family protein: MERVQSRAAESDLPFSEAIRHGDTVYVSGQGPLDVETGEIVGETPGEQTDRTLDNVERILHAGGSSLDSVLKATVYLDDIEHYDRVNEAYGARLSRPFPARTAMEVVNLPVEIMVEIDVIAAVEE, encoded by the coding sequence ATGGAGCGAGTCCAGTCACGGGCGGCAGAGAGCGACCTCCCCTTCTCGGAGGCGATCCGACACGGGGACACCGTCTACGTCTCGGGGCAGGGACCCCTCGACGTCGAGACGGGCGAGATAGTCGGCGAGACGCCAGGCGAGCAGACGGACCGGACGCTCGACAACGTCGAACGGATCCTGCACGCCGGCGGCTCCTCGCTGGATTCGGTGCTCAAGGCGACGGTGTATCTCGACGACATCGAGCACTACGACCGCGTCAACGAGGCGTACGGGGCGAGACTCTCCCGGCCGTTCCCCGCGCGGACGGCGATGGAGGTGGTGAACCTGCCCGTCGAGATCATGGTCGAGATCGACGTCATCGCCGCGGTCGAGGAGTGA